A single window of Bombus pascuorum chromosome 1, iyBomPasc1.1, whole genome shotgun sequence DNA harbors:
- the LOC132909027 gene encoding mitochondrial import receptor subunit TOM70, producing MTGASGASVAGSPLPKWQLALVVAAPVALGLGYMYFKNSKPSSKPSRSKSKNNLKKNGTTCADKQISIDTENPPKSTNDAETPLEKAQKLKNLGNEQFKIGKYDEAINYYNSAIETCPQENSEAVATFYQNRAAAYEQLKKYSSVKADCTKALELNPRYAKALLRRARAMEYSNELESALEDVTAACILENFSNQTAMMMADRVLKQLGRQHATEYLANKKLIMPSKYFIKTYIITFYNDPVFSMLQDTDYSDISPGFAKALECVKEEKYEDIIPICTEEINSSDPNTLPHKMKVLLLRATFYMLLGQHDTSIEDFGTIINNENVSKDVKVNALIKRATLFMQLENPDKSFCDFETAAGLDPECGDVYHHRGHVNLIMEKIDEAREDFRKAVELNPDFGVGYVQKCYADYRYGILERSKEIIEEAMRNFEVAFDKFPNCSECYTLYAQMLTELQEYHKADIYFAKAIKKDPINAAIYVHKGLLQLQWHGNVEKAIEYINKALEIDDKCEYGYETLGTIEVQRGNVEEAIKLFDKALTLGRTAMELTHIFSLRNAAKTRLTIKERLGSDVMLNFQNI from the exons ATGACGGGAGCAAGTGGCGCGAGCGTGGCCGGTAGTCCGTTACCAAAATGGCAACTCGCTTTGGTTGTTGCAGCGCCGGTAGCGTTGGGTCTTGGTtacatgtattttaaaaactctAAACCGTCATCGAAGCCTAGTCGTAGTAAATCGAAAAACAACTTGAAGAAAAATGGCACGACATGCGCCGATAAACAAATATCAATCGACACAGAGAATCCACCAAAAAGTACCAATGATGCAGAG ACTCCATTGGAAAAAGctcagaaattaaaaaatctaggGAATGAGCAATTCAAAATAGGAAAATACGATGAAGCAATAAATTACTACAATAGTGCAATTGAAACTTGTCCACAAGAAAATTCAGAAGCTGTAGCtactttttatcaaaatagagCAGCTGCCTATGAACAActg aaaaaatatagtaGCGTGAAAGCAGATTGTACAAAAGCCTTAGAATTAAATCCAAGGTATGCAAAGGCATTATTACGTCGAGCAAGAGCAATGGAATATTCCAATGAATTAGAATCAGCTCTAGAGGATGTCACTGCTGCTTGTATTTTGGAAAACTTTTCAAATCAAACTGCAATGATGATGGCAGATAGAGTTTTAAAACAATTAG GTAGACAACATGCAACAGAATATTTGGcaaacaagaaattaattatgcctagtaaatattttatcaaaacatatattattactttctaCAATGATCCTGTTTTTTCAATGCTTCAAGATACCGATTATAGTGATATATCAcc GGGTTTTGCTAAAGCTTTAGAATgtgtaaaagaagaaaagtatgAAGATATAATACCAATCTGTACTGAAGAAATCAACAGTTCTGATCCAAATACATTGCCACataaaatgaaagtattaCTCTTACGAGCTAcattttacatgttattaGGACAACATGATACTTCAATTGAAGATTTTGGAACAATTATAAACAATGAGAATGTTTCAAAAGACGTAAAAGTGAATGCCTTAATAAAGAGAGCTACCTTATTTATGCAATTAGAAAATCCAGACAAGAGTTTTTGTGATTTTGAAACTGCTGCTGGACTTGATCCTGAGTGTGGCGATGTTTATCATCATAGAGGACat gtaaatttaattatggaAAAGATAGATGAAGCCAGAGAAGATTTCAGAAAGGCTGTTGAACTCAATCCTGACTTTGGAGTAGGATATGTACAAAAATGTTACGCGGATTATCGTTATGGGATACTAGAGAGaagtaaagaaataatagaagaagCTATGAGAAATTTTGAAGTTGCCTTTGACAAATTCCCAAATTGCTCAGAATGTTACACTCTCTATGCACAG ATGTTAACGGAATTACAAGAATATCACAAGGCAGACATTTACTTTGCTAaagcaattaaaaaagatCCAATTAATGCtgcaatatatgtacataaaggTTTATTACAACTACAATGGCATGGTAATGTTGAGAAAGctatagaatatattaataaagcaTTGGAGATTGATGATAAGTGTGAATATGGATATGAAACTTTGGGAACGATTGAAGTTCAAAG AGGAAACGTAGAGGAAGCGATAAAACTATTTGACAAGGCCTTAACATTAGGTCGCACGGCTATGGAACTTACACATATATTCAGTTTGAGAAACGCCGCAAAAACACGGCTcacgataaaagaaagattagGTTCCGATGTAATGTTAAATTtccagaatatttaa
- the LOC132909090 gene encoding UDP-galactose transporter senju isoform X2: protein MFSSIWYRLLKFCNNCYVTFCIIVTWSQRDGHYEYNIIMVVLMTEILKLFTSIIFYCKDNSFGSLCQEVTENKKVLLLYMIPSFLYCLYNNLAFINLAIFDPTTYYVLLQFRVVMTGIIFQVVFNKKLSLKQWFSLVLLTIGCMVKHIELDFSINIFNAKINLSSNIILVFVQTICSCLAGVYNEYLLKEQGANINIFVQNVFMYIDSIFCNLIVFILFFMSANNASNMLNNADLGILMQPKIIIIMLNNTAIGIITSFFLKNLNSILKTFASALELIFTAVLCWLIFSIPIHLNTVLSIAMVSYAVILYSQNPVQNTWTKERTKADNIV from the exons atgttTAGTAGCATATGGTACAGATTACtgaaattttgtaacaattgctatgtaacatttt gTATTATTGTAACTTGGTCTCAAAGAGATGGTCACTatgaatacaatattattatggTAGTATTGATGACAGaaatattaaagttatttACTTCTATAATATTCTACTGCAAAga CAATAGCTTTGGAAGTTTGTGCCAAGAAGTAACAGAAAATAAGAAAg TGCTATTGCTGTACATGATACCATCATTTTTGTATTGTTTATACAATAATCTGGCATTTATTAATTTGGCCATATTTGATCCAACAACTTACTATGTGTTGTTACAATTTCGTGTTGTCATGACTGGAATTATTTTCCAG GTCGTTTTTAACAAGAAATTATCATTGAAACAATGGTTTTCGCTAGTATTATTGACTATTGGATGTATGGTGAAACATATAGAACTGGACTTTAGcatcaatatatttaatgctaaaattaatttaagtagTAACATCATTTTAGTGTTTGTACAG ACAATTTGTTCCTGCCTAGCTGGAGTTTACAATGAATATTTACTTAAAGAACAAGGGGCAAAcatcaatatttttgtacaaaatgtGTTTATGTATATTGATAGTATCTTTTGTAACCTTATagtttttatactattttttatgTCAGCAAATAACGCCTCTAATATGTTGAACAATGCTGATCTTGGTATACTTATGCAaccaaaaataataataataatgctgAATAATACAGCAATAGGAATTATCACAAgttttttcttgaaaaacttGAACTCTATCTTAAAAACTTTCGCTAGTGCGTTAGAACTGATATTCACAGCGGTTTTGTGCTGGTTGATATTTAGTATTCCAATTCATTTAAATACCGTACTTTCGATCGCTATGGTAAGTTATGCAGTTATATTGTATTCACAAAATCCAGTACAAAATACCTGGACCAAAGAACGAACAAAGGCTGATAACATAGTTTAG
- the LOC132909019 gene encoding TBC1 domain family member 23: MALQEDENTWVLELEAALLDTEAPSASDIYAICKGQAVPANLRHDVWQACLDVIDRGNQLSQFNEVFDLPEQNIIRDDCQQLVAKLGNDDEDKVSVVSDLESILTFYCKSKGKQYKRGNGWIELLGPLIALKLPRSATYNLFEAIIDFYIPRGETYSSVLRLLLLYHEPELCSFLDTKRVSPDQYTKGWVTTLFAGVCSLPAVCTMWDLYFMQADPFFMLFLSLIMVINAREQILSMKDNDKQSIIDAIAAMPCALEAEDVTDFCSLAQYYAMKTPSSFKQDLYPIIFGDGFDEKCISHALCLPVSAQELVENSIESPSIPNTSVESVKFFLVDCRPAEQYNAGHLPTAFHLDCNLMLQEPAAFATAVQGLLQAQRQALAVGSQAGGEHLCFLGSGRQEEDRYTHMVVASFLQKHTQYVSMVTSGYQAIHEYFGDEVVSSLVDHNSQHCLVCSANISETNSNETSPVKVKNNNSDFFGKIKKVKGKLFDYIVNPSASVHNNIENRNGKDLDFVKRQKKTGPVFSIDDDQELDMTMTNNESEEPIEVVSIQQWLKDPKLLHSFKCQEVKVNGDFCDSILLVTDTHLIVLREIQERKGAAHVIVKRPLTSVVKITSRKRHSDLITFKYGTTQYNDTVISDMDKFLIPNASEATKLITQQILKQLKTSD; encoded by the exons ATGGCACTACAAGAAGATGAAAACACCTG GGTATTGGAGCTAGAAGCAGCTTTACTTGATACAGAAGCACCATCAGCATCCGACATTTACGCAATTTGTAAGGGACAAGCTGTTCCTGCAAATTTAAGACATGATGTATGGCAAGCATGTTTAGATGTTATCGATCGGGGTAATCAATTAAGTCAATTTAATGAAGTTTTTGATTTACcagaacaaaatattatacgtgATGATTGCCAGCAATTGGTTG CAAAACTAGGAAATGATGATGAAGACAAAGTTTCTGTTGTTTCTGATTTAGAGtctattttaacattttattgtaAGAGTAAAGGGAAACAGTATAAGAGAGGAAATGGCTGGATAGAGCTGTTGGGCCCCTTAATAGCTTTAAAACTTCCACGAAGTGcaacatataatttatttgaagcAATAATAGACTTTTATATACCTag AGGTGAAACATACAGTTCTGTATTAAGACTATTACTACTCTATCATGAACCAGAATTATGTTCTTTCTTGGATACAAAAAGAGTATCTCCTGATCAATATACAAAAGGATGGGTAACTACGCTATTTGCTGGTGTATGTTCATTGCCAGCTGTTTGTACAATGTGGGATCTATATTTCATGCAAGCTGATccattttttatgttatttcttTCACTTATCATGGTAATAAATGCTAG gGAGCAAATCTTAAGTATGAAAGATAATGATAAACAAAGTATAATAGACGCGATTGCTGCTATGCCCTGTGCATTGGAAGCGGAAGATGTGACAGACTTTTGCTCTTTGGCACAGTATTATGCAATGAAGACACCATCATCTTTTAAACAAGATTTGTATCCTATTATATTTGGCGATGgtttcgatgaaaaatgtatatctcATGCGCTTTGTTTACCCGTATCAGCCCAAGAATTAGTTGAAAATTCGATCGAGAGTCCGTCCATACCTAATACCTCGGTTGAATCGGTCAAGTTCTTTTTAGTAGATTGTAGACCTGCTGAACAATACAATGCAGGACATTTACCAACTGCATTTCATCTAGATTGTAATTTG atGCTTCAAGAACCTGCTGCTTTTGCCACAGCAGTGCAAGGATTGTTGCAAGCGCAACGCCAAGCATTAGCGGTTGGATCGCAAGCTGGTGGTGAACATCTTTGCTTTTTAGGGAGTGGTAGACAAGAGGAAGATCGTTACACGCATATGGTAGTTGCATCTTTTTTACAGAAACATACCCAATATGTTAGTATGGTTACATCAGGATATCAAG CCATACACGAATACTTTGGTGATGAAGTCGTTTCTAGTCTTGTTGATCATAATTCACAGCACTGTTTAGTATGCAGTGCTAATATTTCGGAGACAAATTCAAATGAAACAAGCCCTGtcaaagttaaaaataataattccgatttctttggaaaaattaaaaaagtaaagggaaaattattcgattatatCGTCAATCCGTCAGCAAGTGTTCATAATAACATAGAAAATAGGAATGGCAAGGACTTGGATTTTGTTAAGCGACAAAAAAAGACAGGCCCTGTATTTAGTATAGACGATGATCAAGAATTGG ATATGACAATGACAAATAACGAAAGTGAAGAACCTATTGAAGTTGTATCTATCCAACAGTGGCTGAAGGATCCAAAATTGTTACATTCCTTTAAATGTCAAGAAGTGAAAGTCAATGGAGATTTTTGTGACAG tatACTTTTGGTTACTGATACTCATCTTATAGTACTTCGAGAAATACAAGAAAGGAAAGGTGCAGCACATGTAATTGTAAAACGTCCGTTGACGAGTGTCGTAAAAATAACATCTAGAAAGAGACACTCGGATTTGATTACATTTAAATACGGTACAACGCAATATAACGATACGGTTATTTCAGATATGGATAAATTTCTCATTCCTAATGCGAGTGAGGCTACTAAATTGATCACGCAACAGattttaaaacaattgaaaacaTCAGATTGA
- the LOC132909090 gene encoding UDP-galactose transporter senju isoform X1 has translation MMGTINWGELFPGRWSPVIFISYMALFVNQGIIVTWSQRDGHYEYNIIMVVLMTEILKLFTSIIFYCKDNSFGSLCQEVTENKKVLLLYMIPSFLYCLYNNLAFINLAIFDPTTYYVLLQFRVVMTGIIFQVVFNKKLSLKQWFSLVLLTIGCMVKHIELDFSINIFNAKINLSSNIILVFVQTICSCLAGVYNEYLLKEQGANINIFVQNVFMYIDSIFCNLIVFILFFMSANNASNMLNNADLGILMQPKIIIIMLNNTAIGIITSFFLKNLNSILKTFASALELIFTAVLCWLIFSIPIHLNTVLSIAMVSYAVILYSQNPVQNTWTKERTKADNIV, from the exons ATGATGGGAACCATTAATTGGGGTGAATTATTCCCAGGAAGATGGAGTCctgtcatttttatttcatacatgGCCCTGTTTGTGAACCAAG gTATTATTGTAACTTGGTCTCAAAGAGATGGTCACTatgaatacaatattattatggTAGTATTGATGACAGaaatattaaagttatttACTTCTATAATATTCTACTGCAAAga CAATAGCTTTGGAAGTTTGTGCCAAGAAGTAACAGAAAATAAGAAAg TGCTATTGCTGTACATGATACCATCATTTTTGTATTGTTTATACAATAATCTGGCATTTATTAATTTGGCCATATTTGATCCAACAACTTACTATGTGTTGTTACAATTTCGTGTTGTCATGACTGGAATTATTTTCCAG GTCGTTTTTAACAAGAAATTATCATTGAAACAATGGTTTTCGCTAGTATTATTGACTATTGGATGTATGGTGAAACATATAGAACTGGACTTTAGcatcaatatatttaatgctaaaattaatttaagtagTAACATCATTTTAGTGTTTGTACAG ACAATTTGTTCCTGCCTAGCTGGAGTTTACAATGAATATTTACTTAAAGAACAAGGGGCAAAcatcaatatttttgtacaaaatgtGTTTATGTATATTGATAGTATCTTTTGTAACCTTATagtttttatactattttttatgTCAGCAAATAACGCCTCTAATATGTTGAACAATGCTGATCTTGGTATACTTATGCAaccaaaaataataataataatgctgAATAATACAGCAATAGGAATTATCACAAgttttttcttgaaaaacttGAACTCTATCTTAAAAACTTTCGCTAGTGCGTTAGAACTGATATTCACAGCGGTTTTGTGCTGGTTGATATTTAGTATTCCAATTCATTTAAATACCGTACTTTCGATCGCTATGGTAAGTTATGCAGTTATATTGTATTCACAAAATCCAGTACAAAATACCTGGACCAAAGAACGAACAAAGGCTGATAACATAGTTTAG